A window of Rubricoccus marinus contains these coding sequences:
- a CDS encoding glutamate-1-semialdehyde 2,1-aminomutase, with product MTPPDLRRYTRSRAHQVRAHALIPGGAHTYAKGDDQMPEHMPVVVARGEGCRVWDVDGNEYIEYGMGLRAVTLGHAEPRVNKAARRAMDDGLNFTRPAAIELEAAEILADLIPSAERVKFCKDGSSATTAAVKLARAATGRDLVAVCDAHPFLSQDDWFIGTTPMDAGIPQAVKDLTVSFPYGDASALQALFDAHPGQIACVIMEATRDELDPTAYLREVREVCSREGAVFVLDEMITGFRWHARGAGCLFDVQPDLATFGKALANGFSASALVGRAEIMDLGGFQASGDRVFLLSATHGAETVALGAAIETLRICRDEDVAGQLHRQGARLREGVAQVVDHMKLQGHFGTAGRDCNLVFYTRDGAGEGSQPFRTLFLQECIRRGLLAPSFVVSTAHTDSAIDRTVEIVAEALVPYAQALDAGSVDGFLVGRPVQPVFRKRVGTVWTSGAPSPIAPEAPGAEHPASGAGAPTPGTPAPPTPVSDSTPTHS from the coding sequence ATGACGCCTCCTGACCTCCGCCGCTACACCCGCTCGCGCGCGCATCAAGTCCGCGCCCACGCCCTCATCCCGGGTGGCGCGCACACGTATGCCAAAGGCGACGACCAGATGCCTGAGCACATGCCGGTCGTGGTCGCCAGAGGCGAGGGCTGCCGCGTGTGGGACGTGGACGGCAACGAGTACATCGAGTACGGCATGGGCCTGCGCGCCGTCACGCTGGGCCACGCCGAGCCGCGCGTCAATAAAGCGGCCCGCCGCGCGATGGACGACGGCCTCAACTTTACGCGCCCGGCCGCTATCGAACTGGAGGCTGCGGAGATCCTGGCCGACCTGATCCCGAGTGCCGAGCGCGTCAAGTTCTGCAAGGACGGATCCTCGGCGACGACCGCCGCGGTTAAGCTCGCGCGAGCGGCCACAGGCCGAGACCTCGTCGCGGTCTGTGACGCGCACCCGTTCCTCTCGCAAGACGACTGGTTTATCGGCACCACGCCCATGGACGCGGGGATTCCGCAGGCCGTGAAAGACCTCACGGTCTCGTTCCCCTATGGAGACGCCAGCGCCCTCCAGGCGCTTTTCGACGCGCACCCTGGCCAGATCGCTTGCGTGATCATGGAGGCCACGCGCGACGAATTGGACCCGACGGCGTACCTCCGTGAGGTTCGCGAGGTCTGTTCCCGCGAAGGCGCCGTGTTCGTGCTCGACGAGATGATCACGGGCTTCCGCTGGCACGCCAGAGGCGCCGGGTGCCTGTTCGACGTGCAGCCCGACCTCGCGACGTTCGGCAAGGCGCTCGCCAACGGCTTCTCCGCCTCGGCGCTTGTCGGCCGCGCCGAGATCATGGACCTGGGCGGCTTCCAGGCCTCTGGCGACCGCGTGTTCCTGCTCTCCGCCACGCACGGCGCCGAGACCGTCGCGCTGGGTGCGGCCATCGAGACGCTCCGCATCTGCCGCGACGAAGACGTGGCGGGCCAGCTTCACCGCCAGGGCGCGCGTCTGCGCGAAGGCGTGGCTCAGGTCGTGGACCACATGAAGCTGCAGGGCCACTTCGGGACCGCCGGGCGCGACTGCAACCTCGTCTTCTACACCCGCGATGGAGCGGGCGAAGGCAGCCAACCGTTCCGAACGCTGTTCCTCCAGGAGTGCATCCGGCGCGGGCTTCTGGCGCCCAGCTTCGTGGTCTCCACCGCCCACACCGACAGCGCCATCGATCGCACGGTCGAGATCGTGGCCGAAGCGCTCGTGCCCTACGCTCAAGCCCTCGACGCCGGCTCCGTTGACGGTTTCCTCGTCGGCCGCCCGGTCCAGCCCGTTTTCAGAAAGAGAGTCGGCACGGTCTGGACCTCCGGCGCGCCGTCCCCGATCGCGCCAGAGGCCCCTGGCGCCGAACACCCGGCCTCTGGCGCTGGCGCCCCCACACCAGGCACGCCTGCCCCTCCGACGCCCGTTTCCGACTCGACACCCACGCACTCATGA